Within Dysosmobacter sp. Marseille-Q4140, the genomic segment TGCCCGTCGGACAAGATGGCGGTAAAGACGCAGGCGGTGTCCGCTTCCCAGGCCTTTGCCTGAACGCCGGCCCGCAAGGTCAGCGTCTGTGCCTCCAGATCATAATCTGTGACCTGAATGGTAAAATCGTGGAAGATATTGTCGTTTTCACTCATTATAATGTCTGTTTTCCCGGCGGCAGACTGGGCCTGCTGGTAGGTGGAGGCCTTCAGGGAAGAGAGCTCCTGCCGGACCTCCAGCAGCTGTCCCCAAAGGAACGCATCGCAGAGCGATATCGCCAGCACCAGCGCACAGAGCGCCGCCGCTGCGGCTAGCTTCCTGTTCCGGCTCCACCGGGGCCGGAACGACGCCAGGTATTTCTCCGCGATGGCCTCCGCCGCCGTCAGTTCCCGGCCCGACAGCTCCGGGGCGGTGGAGGGCCCATCCGGCGCCGCGCCGCCGTTTTCCGCTGAGGCGGCTCCAACTCCGCTTCCTTTGGCGGGCCCCGCCTCCCCGGCGGGGGGCTCCACCCCCAGCAGCGTCCCCACGGTGACGCCGAACAGGCGGCTCATGGCGATGAGCTTCTCCAGCTCCGGCACGGCGGCGTCGGCCTCCCAGCGGCTCACCGCCTGGCGGCTGACGCCAAGGCGCTCCCCCAGGGCCTCCTGGCTGAGCCCGGCGGCCTTGCGGTGCGCCTGAATGCGGCCGCCCAGGGTTTTGGCTTCTTCCATGGGGACACCTCCTTTTTGTGCCCTCAGCATACCAAAATCGGGCCGGCAAGGCAACCACCGGCGGCCTTCCAGCGTGTCAACCAGTGATTGCGGCGGCAGAAAAGTACGGCGAAACCGGTCAAAATAACCATATACTGTCCAAAAATAAGCGGTAAAAATGCGCTTCATTTGTGCGACTTGACAAATCCAACTCTTTCGCATACAATAAAACAGTCATTTACGACCACAAGAGGAGAGGGGTTTGAGACTTTGAAAATGCAGCGTTCCGCGGGCATTCTGCTGCCCGTGTTCTCCCTGCCGGGGCCTTACGGCATCGGCACCCTGGGCAAGGAGGCCCGGGCATTTGCGGACTTTTTGAAGGCCGCCGGCCAGCGCTGGTGGCAGATTTTGCCGGTGGGCCCCACCGGGGCCGGGGACTCCCCCTACACCAGCGTGTCCACCTTCGCCGGCAACCCGCTGCTGCTGGACCCGGAGGCCCTGGCGGCGGAGGGACTGCTGACCGGGGAGGACCTGGACCGGCTCCGGGTGCCGGAGGGTCCCGTGGACTACGGCGCCCTGTATGAGAGCCGGGAGCGGATGCTGCGCACCGCCTTCTCCCGCCTCAGCGGCGACAAGGCCCAGGCGATGCGGGAGTTTGCGGACCGGCGCCCCTGGGTCCGGGAGTTCGCCCTGTACCAGGCCGCCAAGGTCCACTTCGGCCAGCAGCCCTGGTACCAGTGGCCCGACGAGCCCCTGCGCCGCCACGAGAGCGCCGCCGTGGAGCACTGGCGGGGGGTTCTTGCGGAGGAGGTGGCCTTCCACACCGCCGTGCAGTACTGGTTTGCCGTCCAGTGGGAGGCGCTGAAAGCCTATGTCAACAGCCTGGGCGTGGGCCTGATCGGGGACCTGCCCATCTACGTCTCTCTGGACAGCGCCGACGTCTGGGCCGAGCGGAAGGAGTTCCTGCTGGACCAGACCGGCAGACCCTCCAAGGTGGCGGGCGTCCCGCCGGACTACTTCTCTGAAGAGGGCCAGCTCTGGGGAAACCCCCTGTACGACTGGAAGGCCCAGAAGGCCGACGGCTTCGGCTGGTGGATCCGCCGGGTGGAGGGCGCCTCCGCCCGCTTCGACGCACTGCGCCTGGACCACTTCCGGGGCTTTGAGAGCTACTGGGCCGTGCCCGCCGGGTCCAAGACCGCCAAGACCGGCCAGTGGGAAAAGGGCCCCGGCATGGACCTTTTGGGGGTCCTCACCAACTGGTTCCCCCAGATCACCTACATCGCCGAGGACCTGGGTATCCTGACCGACGATGTCCACCGGCTGCGGGACGCCTCGGGCCTTCCGGGCATGAAGGTGCTGGAGTTCGCTTTTTCCGGGCCGGACAACGCGTACCTGCCCCACCATTACACCAACCCCAACTGCGTGTGCTACACCGGCACCCACGACAACGACACCGCCCTGGGCTGGTACGCCGGGGCCTCTGACCAGGAAAAGGCCTTTGCAAAGATCTACCTGGGGGCGGAGGACGGCGAGAGCGCCCGGCGGGCCCTGCTGCGCGTCGGGCAGACCAGTATGGCGGTGCTGTTCGTGGCCCAGATGCAGGACTACCTGGGCCTTGGCGGCGAGGCCCGGATCAACGTGCCGGGCGTGGCCAGCGGCAACTGGCGCTGGCGGATGGCCTCCGGCGCCGCCACGGCGGAGCTGGCTGAAGAGATCCGCGCCCTGACCGCCGCCGCCAGCCGCTGCTGAGGCTTGACGGCGGTTTGGGAACATGATATGATTTCCCCGTCCCCGGGAAGACGGACTCTGACCGGCGGACCCAACAAGCGAGGCCGCCGGAACCGGCGGGCCGGAGTTCTGTCGTTCTGGCGGCGAGGCGTTTTCCGAGCCGTGAGACGGGGAGTGGGCACGGAGGGACCTCCGCGCCTGGGCAAGACTGTCCGCGTCCCCTTCGCCACGACGGCGGAGGGGACGCTTGTTTTTGGCCGTGGAGTCCACGGCGAACCGCGAAGCGCGCCGGTCCCGCCCGGTTTTGGGCGTGACGCCGCGCGTGAATTCTCACCGGAAGGAGCGATCACCATGGAGACACGGGTGGCGGTGCTGGCCATCATCGTGAAAAATCCGGAGGCGGTGCCGGCCCTCAACGACCTGCTGCACCGGTACGCCTCCCGCATCATCGGGCGGATGGGGGTGCCCTATCACGCCCGGGGGGTCAACATCATCAGCGTGGCCATGGACGCCCCGGCCGACGAGATCTCAGCCCTGTCGGGCAAGATCGGGCGGCTGGCGGGGGTCACCGCCAAGACCGTCTGCGCCCCGGAGGAGGCCCTGTGAGCCTGCCGGGAACATCATGAGAAAAGAGGTAACGGACATGAAACACTGGAAGAAGCTGCTGTCCCTGGCCCTGACCCTGGCATTGGCCCTGTCCTTGGCCGGGTGCGGCAAGACCGATCCCCAGGATACTGGGGCCGAGGACCAGACTCAGACGGAGGAGCAGACGGAGGAGCCCGTGAGCGAGAGCTACGCTATCGCCGCCCTGAAAGGCCCCACCGCCATGGGCCTGGTGAAGCTGATGAGCGACACGGACGAGAAGGCGGCCCAAATGCTGGACTCCAGCAAACCCTATGAGGGGGAAGTGGGCAACCTTTACACCTTCACCCTGGCTGCCTCTGCCGATGAGGTCAGCCCCCTGCTGATGAAGGGGGAGCTGGACATGGCCTGCGTGCCGGCCAACCTGGCGGCGGTGCTGTATCAAAAGACCGAGGGGGACATCGTGACGCTGGCGGTGAACACCCTGGGCGTGCTCTATATCGTGGAGAACGGCAACGCCGTGACGTCTATGGCGGACCTGGCGGGCAAGACCATCGTGGCCTCCGGCAAGGGGTCCACGCCGGAGTATGCCCTGCGCTACCTGCTCTCTGAGAACGGCCTGGACCCGGACGCCGACGTGACCATCGACTGGAAGAGCGAGCACTCCGAGTGCGTCACCGCCCTGGCCACCGGCGCCGCCACCATCGCCATGCTGCCCCAGCCCTTCGTCACCGTGGCGGAGAACAAGATCTCCGGCCTGCGGACCGCCCTGGACCTGACGGAGCAGTGGGACGCCCTGGACAACGGCTCCGCCCTGCTCACCGGTGTGATCGTGGCCCGGCGGGAGGTGGTGGAACAAAACCCCGCCGCCGTGGACGCCTTCCTCAAGGACTACGCCGGGAGCGTGGAGTGGGTCAACGCCAACCCTGCCGACGCGGCGGAGCTGATCGGCTCCTACGGCATCGTGGAGGCGGCGGTGGCGGAGAAGGCCCTGCCCCACTGCAACATCGTCTGCATCACCGGCGCGGAGATGAAGGACAAGCTCTCCGGCTACCTCCAGGTGCTCTTTGACGCCGACGCCAGCTCCGTGGGCGGCGCCCTGCCGGGGGACAATTTCTATTACGGCGCGTAATTTCGACAGGAAAGTATACAAAATGTAGGGAGGCGACCGGTCATGCACAAGGGAAAAACGCCCCTGCGGCTGTGGGCGGTGGCCTTCTGGCTGGCGATGTGGCAGCTGGCGGCCATGGCCATGGCCGCGGCCTACCGCCACGGCGGCCTGCTGCTGGCCTCGCCTCTGACGGCCCTGGGGCGGCTGGGAGAGCTGGCGGTCACCGCCGCCTTCTGGACCGCCGTGGGCCGCTCCGCCGCCGCCATCCTGGGGGGCTTTCTCCTCTCCTGCGCCCTGGCCGTGGCCTGCGCCGCCCTGGCCGCCCGGTGCCGGGCGGTGCGGGAGCTGCTGGGGCCGCTGGTGGCGGTGGTGAAGGCGGTGCCGGTGGTGTCCTTCATCATCCTGGCGCTGTTCTGGCTGAATACGGCGGCGCTGCCCCTCTTTATCTCGGCGCTGATGGTGTTCCCGCCGGTATACCTCAGCGTGCTGGAGGGCATCGGCCGGGCGGACCGGCAGCTGCTGGAGATGGCGAAGGTGTTCCGCGTGCCCTGGGGGCGGCGGGCGGCGGGGATCTACCTGCCGGCAGTGCTGCCCTCTTTCCGCGCGGCGGTATCGGTGTCCCTGGGGCTTTGCTGGAAGGCCGGCGCCGCGGCGGAGGTCATCGGATTGCCCGCCGGGACCATCGGCGAGCGGCTCTACACCGCCAAGGTGTACTTCGAGACCGGGGACCTCTTTGCCTGGACCGCCGTGATCGTGGCGGTGTCTGTTGGCTTTGAGAAGCTGTTTTTGCGGGCGGTGGACGCCCTGGCGGGAAAGGCGGGGTGCTGATGGAGCTGCGCGCGGAACATCTGTGGAAGTCTTACGGCGGCGCGGAGGTCCTGCGGGACGTGTCCCTTGCTGTGACGGTCGGGGAGCCGGTGTGCCTCATGGCTCCTTCCGGCACCGGCAAGACCACGCTGCTGCGGCTGCTGATGGGCCTGGAGCGGCCGGACCTGGGCCGCATTACGGCGCCGCCGGGCCTGCGGTGGGCCGCCGTGTTCCAGGAGGACCGGCTGCTGGAGCATCTGGACGCCCGGAGCAACCTGCGCTTTGCCCTGGGGGCCGCCCTGGAGGCGGAGCGGGCTGCCGCGCTGCTGGCGGAGCTGGGCCTGGGGGACGTGGGGGACAAGCCAGTCCGGGACTACTCCGGCGGCATGAAGCGCCGCCTGGCCCTGGCCCGGGCGCTGCTCTCGCCCGCCGACGCCCTGGCTCTGGACGAGCCCTTCACGGGTTTGGACGAGGCATCCCGGGACTGCTGTCTTGCGGCGGTGGACCGTCTTGCGGCGGGGCGGCTGCTGATCCTGGCCAGCCACAGCGGCGGCGACGCCGCGGCCCTGGGGGCCCGGATCGTGACCCTGGGCGGACATTGAAAACCTTTGCACAGCGATTTTGGCGCCATCTTCGACTTTTTTCGGGGATGGCGCCGGATTTTTTGAAAAAAAGTTCCGATTAGGGGTGGCAATCCGGGGGAGACTGTGATAAAATCGCAGGGTATATCGTCCGTGCCGCCCGTCCCGCGGGGAAGAGGGCGCCGGCATACCGGAAGGAGATCCTTATGATCAAAATTACCACCGACTCCACCTGCGACCTGCCGGAGGAGCTGCTGGAACAGCACCATATCACCGTCCTGCCCCTGGGTATTGTGAAAGCGGGCAAGCTGTATCAGGACGGCATCAACATCCGTACTGCCGACATCGCCGCCCATGTGGACGCCGGCGGCGAGATCACCACCACCAACGCCGTCAACGTGGCGGACTACGAGGCGGTGTTCCGCCGGGAGACGGAGCGGTACGACGCCGTCATCCACATCAACATCGGCATGGGCTTCTCCTGCTGCCACCAGAACGCCAAGCTGGCGGCGGAGGAGGTGCCGGAGGTCTATGTGGTGGACTCCGGCAACCTGACCATGGGCCATGGGATGCTGGTGCTGGCGGCGGCAGAGGCCGCCGAGGCCGGAAAGAGCGTGGGGGAGATCCTGGCGCTGCTGGAGGAGATGATCCCCCGGATCGAGACCAGCTTCGTGCTGGACCGGCTGGACTATATGAAAAAGGGCGGCCGCTGCTCCGCCGTCACGGCCCTGGGCGCCAACCTTTTGAAGCTCCACCCCTGCGTGGAGGTCATCGACGGCCGGATGTCCGTCACCAAGAAGTACCGGGGCTCCATGGAAAAGGTCCTGGGCGAGTATGTGCGGGAGCGGCTGGCGGGCCGCACGGACATCGACACCCGCCGCATCTTCCTGGTGGACACCTGCCGCACGCCGGGTCTGACGGAGAGCGTCCGGGCCATTCTGGAGGAGGACGGCCGCTTCGGCCAGATCATCTGCGGCAAGGCCGGCTGCACCATCTTCTGCCACTGCGGGCCGGACACCCTGGGTCTGGTGTTCCTGCGGAAATGAGCAAAAAAAGACAGAGGGCACTTGCCCTCTGTCTTTTTTGTCAGGCGTCTTTACTTGACGGCGATGGCCTCGATCTCGCACAGCACGCCCTTGGGCAGCTCCTTCACCGCCACGCAGGAGCGGGCGGGCTTGGAGGTGAAGTACTTGGCATACACCTCGTTGAAGGCGGCGAAATCGCCCATGTCGGCCAGGAAGCAGGTGGTCTTGACCACGGACTCATAATTCACGCCGGCGGCCTCCAGGATGGCGCCCACGTTCTTGCAGCTCTGCTCAGCCTGGGCGGCGATGCCCTCGGGAACGGCGCCGGTGGCGGGGTCCACGGGGATCTGGCCGGAGGTGAACACGAACTCGCCCACAGTCCAGCCCTGGGAATAGGGGCCGATGGCGCCGGGGGCGGCGGTGGTGGAAATGACGGTCTTATTCATGGGAATCGTCCTCCTTTATTTGTAATAGGTACACCTATCATACCATATGGAGGAGAAAAGTCAATCGCCGTCCCTTGAGCGCCGGGGCGAATTGTGCTATGATAAAGGGGAAAAAACGACCACAGGCCCGGTCCGCCGGGCCGGAGGAGGATGTATGGACTGCTTTCGGCAGAGCCTGACGGAGAACAGCTGCACCCGTCAGGAGGAGATGAACTTTGCCCGCTGCGACCGGCATCAGCGCGCCCGGGTGAGCACGCTGCTGAGCCTGGCGGCGGCCATGGCCGGGTACGACTACGACGCCCGGGGCCTGACCCACGACGTGCTCTGGGACAGGGGAGAGGTGTTCCTCCTGTCCCGGATCGCCCTGAAGATCCAGGACTGTCCCCGGGTCCGGGACGTGCTGGACGTGACCACCTGGGAGGACGGTACCAAGGGCGCCCACATGCAGCGGGTCTATGAGCTGCGGGACCAGGCGGGGGCGCTGCGCTGCGCCATCCGCAGCGACTGGGTGCTGGTGGATCCGCGGACCCGGCGCATCCTGCGGCCGGAGAGCTTCACCGCCAAGGCCATCACCACCTGCCCGGTGGACATCGACTGCCCGCCCACCCGGAAGGTGCTCCTGCCCCGGACGGGACTGGAGGAGCTGGGCACCCGCCCTGTCTACTGGTCCGACCTGGACGGCAACGGCCACTTGTACAGCGGCAACTACGGCGATATCGTCTGGGACTTCCTCCCCGCGGACCTGCGGGAGCGGACCCCCTCGGCCTTCTACATCAATTACAGCCGGGAGGCCACCCTGGACCAGGAGCTGCGGCTGCTGGGCATCCGGGACGGGGAAGCCGCCTACCTCATGGAGGGCGTGGGCCCGGGCGGCACCTGCTTCACCTGCCGCTGCGAATTCAGCAAATAAAACGTCGAAAACCGCCGGAAAACGGCGGTTTTCATGTTTTCAAGGACAAAATGCAAAAGATGCACAAAAATAGAAGAGATTTTTATTAAAACTGACAAACAAATTTTGAAGGAAAAAGGTGGATTTGTAACCGGTTTTGTAACCGGTCTGTGGTATACTGACATCGTAGACAGAAATTGGGAGGTGGTTTTTCCTGCGGCGCGCGGAGCCGCAGGGGCCGCGAGTGGACCGAAAAACCGCTCGGTGTCGGGGAGATCCGGTACCGGATCTCCGGCTTTGCTGTGCAAAGCCGAAGGGACTTTGTAAACCCAGCGCGGGGAGCCGCGCAAGAATAGATGCAAAGGCAAACCGCCGGAAACGGCGGGACGCAAAGCAAGGGGGCTAAAGCGGCATCGCCGCCACGCCGGCCCGGCCGCCATATATTCG encodes:
- a CDS encoding RidA family protein, whose product is MNKTVISTTAAPGAIGPYSQGWTVGEFVFTSGQIPVDPATGAVPEGIAAQAEQSCKNVGAILEAAGVNYESVVKTTCFLADMGDFAAFNEVYAKYFTSKPARSCVAVKELPKGVLCEIEAIAVK
- a CDS encoding helix-turn-helix transcriptional regulator; this translates as MLRAQKGGVPMEEAKTLGGRIQAHRKAAGLSQEALGERLGVSRQAVSRWEADAAVPELEKLIAMSRLFGVTVGTLLGVEPPAGEAGPAKGSGVGAASAENGGAAPDGPSTAPELSGRELTAAEAIAEKYLASFRPRWSRNRKLAAAAALCALVLAISLCDAFLWGQLLEVRQELSSLKASTYQQAQSAAGKTDIIMSENDNIFHDFTIQVTDYDLEAQTLTLRAGVQAKAWEADTACVFTAILSDGQQFQADALRQEGACSVEDWVLPMDGEIRLSAALTTAGASASQPLAKLINCQPEDFQLEINCHWDAVRHSGTDPLHLDLKGLRLDIRYPDNTFYDYPITYAFHAPTALDLCFYRNERTAPELVLPMEEVLDDLTQAQSAECFNDPDYRASFDLAPEETLVSALRVRDDRGDTFWYVVGTFQNRGGTLLSKPFLDQAWDGWQPGSFPQA
- a CDS encoding DegV family protein, with amino-acid sequence MIKITTDSTCDLPEELLEQHHITVLPLGIVKAGKLYQDGINIRTADIAAHVDAGGEITTTNAVNVADYEAVFRRETERYDAVIHINIGMGFSCCHQNAKLAAEEVPEVYVVDSGNLTMGHGMLVLAAAEAAEAGKSVGEILALLEEMIPRIETSFVLDRLDYMKKGGRCSAVTALGANLLKLHPCVEVIDGRMSVTKKYRGSMEKVLGEYVRERLAGRTDIDTRRIFLVDTCRTPGLTESVRAILEEDGRFGQIICGKAGCTIFCHCGPDTLGLVFLRK
- a CDS encoding acyl carrier protein; the encoded protein is MDCFRQSLTENSCTRQEEMNFARCDRHQRARVSTLLSLAAAMAGYDYDARGLTHDVLWDRGEVFLLSRIALKIQDCPRVRDVLDVTTWEDGTKGAHMQRVYELRDQAGALRCAIRSDWVLVDPRTRRILRPESFTAKAITTCPVDIDCPPTRKVLLPRTGLEELGTRPVYWSDLDGNGHLYSGNYGDIVWDFLPADLRERTPSAFYINYSREATLDQELRLLGIRDGEAAYLMEGVGPGGTCFTCRCEFSK
- a CDS encoding ATP-binding cassette domain-containing protein, which codes for MELRAEHLWKSYGGAEVLRDVSLAVTVGEPVCLMAPSGTGKTTLLRLLMGLERPDLGRITAPPGLRWAAVFQEDRLLEHLDARSNLRFALGAALEAERAAALLAELGLGDVGDKPVRDYSGGMKRRLALARALLSPADALALDEPFTGLDEASRDCCLAAVDRLAAGRLLILASHSGGDAAALGARIVTLGGH
- a CDS encoding iron-only hydrogenase system regulator gives rise to the protein METRVAVLAIIVKNPEAVPALNDLLHRYASRIIGRMGVPYHARGVNIISVAMDAPADEISALSGKIGRLAGVTAKTVCAPEEAL
- the malQ gene encoding 4-alpha-glucanotransferase, whose protein sequence is MQRSAGILLPVFSLPGPYGIGTLGKEARAFADFLKAAGQRWWQILPVGPTGAGDSPYTSVSTFAGNPLLLDPEALAAEGLLTGEDLDRLRVPEGPVDYGALYESRERMLRTAFSRLSGDKAQAMREFADRRPWVREFALYQAAKVHFGQQPWYQWPDEPLRRHESAAVEHWRGVLAEEVAFHTAVQYWFAVQWEALKAYVNSLGVGLIGDLPIYVSLDSADVWAERKEFLLDQTGRPSKVAGVPPDYFSEEGQLWGNPLYDWKAQKADGFGWWIRRVEGASARFDALRLDHFRGFESYWAVPAGSKTAKTGQWEKGPGMDLLGVLTNWFPQITYIAEDLGILTDDVHRLRDASGLPGMKVLEFAFSGPDNAYLPHHYTNPNCVCYTGTHDNDTALGWYAGASDQEKAFAKIYLGAEDGESARRALLRVGQTSMAVLFVAQMQDYLGLGGEARINVPGVASGNWRWRMASGAATAELAEEIRALTAAASRC
- a CDS encoding ABC transporter substrate-binding protein, with translation MKHWKKLLSLALTLALALSLAGCGKTDPQDTGAEDQTQTEEQTEEPVSESYAIAALKGPTAMGLVKLMSDTDEKAAQMLDSSKPYEGEVGNLYTFTLAASADEVSPLLMKGELDMACVPANLAAVLYQKTEGDIVTLAVNTLGVLYIVENGNAVTSMADLAGKTIVASGKGSTPEYALRYLLSENGLDPDADVTIDWKSEHSECVTALATGAATIAMLPQPFVTVAENKISGLRTALDLTEQWDALDNGSALLTGVIVARREVVEQNPAAVDAFLKDYAGSVEWVNANPADAAELIGSYGIVEAAVAEKALPHCNIVCITGAEMKDKLSGYLQVLFDADASSVGGALPGDNFYYGA
- a CDS encoding ABC transporter permease subunit, whose amino-acid sequence is MHKGKTPLRLWAVAFWLAMWQLAAMAMAAAYRHGGLLLASPLTALGRLGELAVTAAFWTAVGRSAAAILGGFLLSCALAVACAALAARCRAVRELLGPLVAVVKAVPVVSFIILALFWLNTAALPLFISALMVFPPVYLSVLEGIGRADRQLLEMAKVFRVPWGRRAAGIYLPAVLPSFRAAVSVSLGLCWKAGAAAEVIGLPAGTIGERLYTAKVYFETGDLFAWTAVIVAVSVGFEKLFLRAVDALAGKAGC